In a genomic window of Cydia fagiglandana chromosome 8, ilCydFagi1.1, whole genome shotgun sequence:
- the LOC134666992 gene encoding uncharacterized protein LOC134666992 produces the protein MNSPRRQYIALSIAFTLSYNFQNAAPNVEINPVQFSDEFVDFLQNMGSRVYKYRQKFDDPSTTERDRIFPRVDSAITTSTVRKTPSSLDGILLMKLVAFYENKYNLNPSIGPTTAEVSTSPADPTHHGVVEQHATKTIKSQENGPGHISEKQELKVI, from the exons ATGAATAGTCCGCGTCGCCAATACATCGCGTTAAGCATTGCATTTACTTTGAGTTATAATTTTCAGAACGCCGCTCCAAATGTA GAAATCAATCCAGTGCAGTTTTCTGATGAGTTCGTTGATTTTCTACAAAATATGGGGTCGCGCGTTTATAAATACCGGCAAAAATTCGACGATCCCAGCACGACGGAGAGGGATCGCATATTTCCAAGAGTGGATTCAGCCATTACGACGTca ACCGTTCGTAAGACACCAAGTAGCCTGGACGGCATCTTGCTGATGAAGCTAGTAGCTTTCTACGAGAACAAGTACAACCTCAACCCCTCCATCGGCCCGACGACGGCCGAGGTCTCGACGAGCCCAGCCGACCCAACTCACCACGGTGTCGTCGAGCAGCATGCTACGAAAACGATAAAG AGCCAAGAAAATGGTCCAGGACATATTTCTGAAAAACAAGAGTTAAAAGTAATATga